From the genome of Clavibacter nebraskensis NCPPB 2581:
GCGCGTGCGGGATCCCGCGCTCGGCGAGGAGGTCACCGAGCGCGTGCATCGTCGTGGTCTTGCCCGCGCCGACGGTCCCGGTGAGGATCACGGCGTCCGTCATCGCATCTCAGCTGCCGCCCGTGACGAGGTCGCACTCCAGCTCGTCCGCCGCCGCCGCGACGACCTCGAAGGAGGCGGCGCCCGCGCGGATCGTCACCGTCGACATGCCGACCCAGCGCGGGTGCGGCTCGGCGGTCGTGCTCGAGATGGCGTGAAGGAGGATCCGGAGGCGGTCGATGGAGAGCGTCGCGGTGCGGCGGCGGATGACCTGGTCGCGGCGGGTGAGGATCAGCAGCTCGCGCGGCGAGCACGCGGCGACCGCGCCGGCGAGGCTCATCGGACGGAGGCGCTGCAGCGCGCCCAGGAGGCCGTCGGCGGTGGGCACGAGCGGCGTGCGCGGGCGCGACGACAGGTAGCGGAGCTGCGGATCCCGGGAGGCCAGGTCCCAGTACGCCGCCGCGACGCCGGCCTCGTCGTGCCCGACGTCGATGCGCGGGGTCGCCCGCGGGGTCCGCGTCGGGCAGGAGCTCGGCACGCCGGCGGACTCGGCCGCGAGCGTCATCAGCAGCTCGGTCAGGTCCACGACCACGTCGGCGGATGCGCCGTTGAACGGGATCCGGAGGGCCTGGCCGTCGGCCGTGTGCACCGTGAGCAGGCCGTCGAGGAGGTCGACGCGATCGCGGACGGCGACGAGGTCGGCGAAGGGGATGCGCCGGGCGGTGAACGCGGATCCGACGCGCGAGAGCACCTCCAGGTCGCGGTCGCCGACGACGAGGAGGTGGTCGTACAGGTCCATCGACGGGTCGGTGTCGCGGCGCGGGATGTCGCGCGGCACCTTGAGCACGAGACGTGCGGCGAACGGATCGACGCCGTGCGGGCGGTAGAGGCGGGGGATCTCGTCGGCGGTGCGGACGGTGTCGATCCACGGGCCGAAGGCGTCGTGCTCGGCGGTTCTGGCGTGCGAGGTCACCCCGCGAACGTATACCGCGCTCCGGCGCCCGCGGCAGGGGCATGCGACCCCTCTCCGGGGCGGTCGCCCGTGTGCTACGGCAGCGGCCGCGTCAGCCCTCGATCAGGTCGCGCTCGGGCGGCACGGAGGTCCACAGCCCGACGACCCGACGTGCCAGCGCCTCCTCGAGCCCGCCGAGCGCCTTGACGACGAAGATCGTGGTGCGCGCGGGGGATCCGGCCTTGGAGAACCCGCGGTCGACGGCGCGCACCCACGTCTCGGCGGCGATCTTCGCGGTCGAGTAGTTGGCGCCGCCCGGGTACGGGCGCTGCACGGCGGTGGAGGAGACGATCGCGAGGCGGCCGGCGTCGGACGACTGCAGGTCGGCGTCGAACGCGCGCGTGGTGTTGCGGAGCGTGGTGACGAGGCGCTCGTGCAGGAAGTCCCAGTCGTCGTCGGTCTGGCCCTCGAGGCCGTTGCCGCCGCGCCAGCCGCCGACGAGGTGGATCAGGCCGTCGACGCCGCCGAGGTCGGCCCGGATCCGCGCGGCCAGGTCCACGACGGCCGCGTGGTCGGCGAGGTCGCACACCTCGCGGCGCTCGGCGTCGACGTCCGCGAGCCGTCCGGCGTCTGTGCCGACCGCGACGACGCGCGCGCCCGCCGCCGTGAGCTCGGCGCACACGGCCCGGCCCGCGGCGCTCGACGCGCCCGCGACCACGACCACGCGGCCGTCGACGCTCACGCGGCCTGCCCCGTGATCCCCGCGGTCGAGGAGATGACGTCGCGCATCTTCTTCTCCAGCGCCTCGAAGAACATGCTGAGCGGGAACTCGTCGTCGAGCACGAGGTCGGTGAGGCCCTTCGGCGGACCGTCGAGCGGCAGCGCGTCCGGCCCCTTCGCCCAGGTGGACGCGGGGTGCGGCGTGACCGTCTCGGTGACCATCGCGTAGGCGGCCAGCCAGTGCGCGGTCTTCGGCCGGTCGATCGAGCGCCAGTAGAGGTCGTTCACCCGGTCGGCGAGCGCCACGACCACGTCGGCGACGTCGTCCCAGTCGATCGTGAGGCGCGTGTCGGTCCAGTGCAGCACGTGGTGCTGGTGCAGCCAGGCGAACAGCAGCTGGCCGCCGAGGCCGTCGTAGTTGCGGACGCGGGAGCCGGTGATCGCGAACCGGAAGATGCGGTCGAAGATCACGGCGTGCTGCACCATGCCGGCGCGCTCGAGGAGGGCGTCGTCGGCGGCGGTGCGCTCGGCGGGATCCACCGCGGCGAGCCGGCGCTGGATGCGGACGGCCTCGCGGAACGCGGTGAGGTCGCAGCGCAGCTCCTCGATCGAGTAGAGGAAGAACGGCATCCGCTGCTTGATCATGAACGGGTCGAACGGCAGGTCGCCGCGCATGTGCGTGCGGTCGTGGATGAGGTCCCACATCACGAAGGTCTCCTCCGCGAGCCGCTGGTCGTCCAGCAGGCGCCGCGCGTCCTCCGGCAGCTCGAGCTTCGTGACCTCGGCGGCGTGGCGCACCACGCGGCGGAAGCGGGCGGCCTCGCGGTCGGCGAAGATCGCGCCCCAGGTGAAGGTCGGCACCTCGCGCATGGCGACCGTCTCGGGGAAGAGCACGGCCGAGTTGGTGTCGTAGCCGGGCGTGAAGTCGACGAAGCGGATGGGGACGAACAGCGCGTTGCCGTAGTCGCCCGCCTCCAGCTCGGCGACGAACTTGGGCCAGACGACCTCGATGAGCACGGCCTCGACGAGGCGGCTGGCGCTGCCGTTCTGCGTGGTCATCGGGAAGACCACGAGGTGCCGGATCCCGTCCACGCGGTCGCGCTGCGGCTGGAACGCGGTGAGGGCGTCGAGGAAGTCGGGGACGCCGAGGCCCTGGTCGACCCAGCGGGCGAAGTCGACGTCGAGGGCTGCGAGGTAGGCGGCGTCGTGCGGGAAGAGCGGGGCGAGCGCGCGCACGGAGTCGCGGATCACCGTGATGAGCCGGGCGGCCTCCGCGTGGTGCGCGGCCTCGGGGATCGACCCGTCCTTGGCCTGCATCGGCTGGAGCGCGACGGCGGCGTCCTTGAGGGCGAGCCAGGCGGGGGAGGAGGCGACGGTGCTCGCGTCCTCGACGACCTCGGGCTCGCCGATGACGGCTGCGGGGGCTGCGGCGCTGGACATGGATCGACCTCCGATCGTGCGGGTGCGTGCGGTCCCTCCACCGTATCCGCGGGATCGGCGTCGCATCCTGTCCCGCGAGCGGGTTCCGCGCGTGGATCCCGCCGCGCACGCAGCATCCGTGCGTGGGCGGCAGGGGCTACGCCTCGTCGTCGTCCGGCACGGGAGTCGTCGTCCCCGTCTCGTGGTCGCGGCGCAGCACCGCGTAGCCGACGGAGGCGCGCGGCTCGCCGCCCGCGACGGGCCAGCCGTCGCGGTAGTGCGCCTCCTTCACGAAGCCCGCGCGCACGAGCACCCGGCGCATCGCCCGGTTGTCGTCGCGGGTCTGCGCCTCGAAGCGCGTGACGTGGGGGTACGTGCGGAACACGTGCGCGGTCAGCGCGCGCACCACGGGCGCGCCGAGCCCCCGGCCGCGCCAGGCCTCGGCGAGGCGCAGGTCGAGCAGCACCCCCGGATCCTCGAGGTCGTCGAGCACCGCGAGGCCCACGCGGCCGTGCCCCTCCACGTCGATCCAGAGCGCCGCGTGCGCGGGCCCCGCGAAGTCGCCGTCCGCGATGCGCGCGTCGACCTCCGCCGCGGTGGGCCGCGGGCGCATGTGGAAGGGGAACGCGTTCCCGGTGAGGAACGCGCGGATCCCATCGACCTCGGCGTCCACGTCGACGGGCACGAGGCGCACCTCCGGCGTCGCGGCGGCGTCGGCGGTGTCGGTCGGGGAGGTCGAGGTCATGGGGGTCTCCTGTCGGCGTCGGCGGTGCGGCCCTCCACAGGCGCGGATGAACAGCGGGTGAACCCGGCTGTCCTCCGTAGAGGGGACAGGCGGGCAGGGCGCAAGCTCGTCGCCGTGGATCCCTTCATTCTCCTCGTGCTCGTCGTCATCACGGCGCTCGCCTTCGACTTCACCAACGGCTTCCACGACACGGCGAACGCGATGGCCACATCCATCGCGACCGGCGCGTTGAAGCCCAAGGTCGCGGTCACGCTCTCCGCCGTGCTCAACCTGGTGGGCGCCTTCCTCAGCATCGAGGTCGCGCTCACGGTCACGAACGCGGTCGTGAAGATCCAGGACAAGTCGGGCGCCCCCGACCCGGCGCTGCTGCAGGGCGGCGGATCCGCGCTGCTGCTCATCGTGCTCGCGGGCCTCATCGGCGGCATCGTGTGGAACCTGCTCACCTGGCTGCTCGGCCTCCCGTCGAGCTCCTCGCACGCGCTGTTCGGCGGCCTCATCGGCTCGACGCTCGCGGGCCTCGGGCTGAACGGCGTGAACTGGGCGGGCGACGGATCCAAGCTCGACGGCGTCGTGGGCAAGGTGATCCTGCCGGCGCTCATGTCGCCGATCCTCGCGGGGGCGGTGGCCGCCGTCGGCACGTGGCTGGTCTTCCGCATCGTCGGCAACCTCGCCGGCCGCGGCCTCGACCGCACCTTCCGCATCGGCCAGATCGGCAGCGCCTCGCTCGTCTCCCTCGCGCACGGCACGAACGACGCGCAGAAGACCATGGGCGTCATCACGCTCGCGCTCATCGCGGCGGGCGGCTGGACCGACACGGAGTCGGTGCCGTTCTGGGTGAAGATCAGCTGCGCGCTCGCCATCTCGCTCGGCACCTACATCGGCGGCTGGCGCATCATCCGCACGGTCGGCAAGGGTCTCGTCGAGATCGACACGCACCAGGGCATGGCCGCCGAGAGCTCGTCGGCCGCGGTCATCCTCGCGTCCAGCCACCTCGGCTTCGCGCTCTCCACCACGCACGTCGCCACCGGGTCCATCCTCGGCTCCGGCGTCGGCCGGCCCGGCGCGCAGGTGCGCTGGCGCGTGGCGCTGCGCATGGTCGTGGCGTGGATCATCACCCTCCCGGCCGCCGCCCTCGTCGGCGCGGTCATGTGGTGGCTCGGCCACCTCATCGGCGGAGCGGCCGGCGGCATCGCGATGACGCTCGTGCTCGTCGCCGTCTCGATCACCGTCTACGTCCGCTCGCGCAAGGACGACGTGGGCGCGCACAACGTGAACGACGAGTGGTCCGACGAGAAGGCCGCCCGCCCCGCCCCCCAGCCCGCCGACGCCTGAAGGATCCCGCCATGCTCCCCCTCTTCCTCTCCGCGGTCGGCCAGGTCGCCCTCGTCGCCCTCGTCCTCGGCGCGGGCCTGCCCGCCCTCTTCGCGCTCGGGGTGCGGTCGTTCGCGCTCGCCAGCCCCGACACGAGCGGCCGCGTCGCCGGATCCGACTCCGCGCGCCGCATGCCGCCCGTCGTCCTCCGGGCGGTCGGTGCCCTCTGCTACGCGGTCGTCGTCCTCGCCGTGGTCGCGGGCCTCACGCTCATCATCGCGACGGGCTTCGGCCAGTCGGTGAGCTTCGAGCACGTCATCCCGACCTTCACCTCGAAGGGCTGATCATGACCGAGAGCGCATCCGAGGGCGGCGGGCCGGGCGACGGCGCGACCGGCGTCGTCGTCCCCGACCGCCACGACCGCGGCATCGTCCAGCGCGTCGTCGGCTGGCTGCGGGCGGGCTACCCGACCGGCGTGCCGGACCAGGACTACGTGCCGCTGCTGGGGATCCTCCGCCGCAGCCTCACCGCCGAGGAGCTCGAGCAGGTGGTCGACCAGCTCGTCGACGACGCCGTGGCGGCGGACGCGGCGGGCGAGGAGATCGGCCGGAGCCAGCTCCGCGAGCGCGTCGAGGCGATGCTGCTCGGCCCCGCGATGCCCGAGGACCTGGTGCGCGTCTCGGCCCGGCTGGCGGCGGCGGGCTGGCCGCTCGGATCCCCCGACGACCTGCACGAGCCGGACGCCGCCGGCGCGCGCGCGACCGAGCGCACGGGCCTCGTCTCCCGGATCGTCTCCTGGCTCCGCGCCGGCTACCCCGCCGGGCTCCCCGAGCAGGACTTCGTGCCGCTGCTGGCGCTGCTGCGTCGCCGTCTCAGCGACGAGGAGGTGCAGCAGGTGAGCGCCCGCCTCGCGTCCGAGGGCGGGCTGCCGGCCAGTCGCCTTGACGTCGCCTCCGCCATCGCGGGCGTCACCTCCGAGATGCCGTCGGACGCCGATGTCGAGCGCGTGCGCGCCTACCTCGAGGCGCACGGCTGGCCGGAGGGCTTCCGGATCTGACCCCGGCGGGGCTCCCGCACTTGCACTGCGCGCACGATGGTGCAAACATGCACTCCGTGACGACGAGTGCAACGGGACTCCGCGAGCGCCGCCGGGCGGAGACCTCGGCGCGTCTCACGACGCTCGCCCGACGCCTCACCGCCGAGCGCGGCCTCTCCGGCTTCACGGTCGAGGAGGTCTGCGACGAGGCCGGCGTCTCCCGCCGCACCTTCTTCAACTACTTCGCCTCCAAGGAGGACGCGCTCTTCGGGCGCTCCGCGCACGTCGACACCGCCGACCTCGAGGAGGCGTTCGTCGCGGCCGGCGACCCGCGGGATCCGGCGCTCTCGCCGACCCTCCTCGACGACCTCGCGGAGCTGTGCCTCGAGCGCTGGGCCCGCCTCGACACCGACGGCACCTCGATGCAGGACATGCACGCGGCCTTCCGCCGGGAGCCCGGCCTCCTCGTGCGCGCCCTCGAGGCCGCCATGGAGGACGAGGCGAAGGACGTGCTCCTCGTCGAGCGCCGCGAGGGGCTGCCCCCCGGCGACCTCCGCGCGTCCGTCGTCGTCCAGACCATGGGCTCGCTCGGCCGCGCGAGCGCGCGCGAGTTCCTCGTCCCCGGCAACGCCGACTCCATCCAGCTCATCCTGCGTCGGCGCCTCGACGCCCTCCGCGAGATCGCGCACCCCACCACCGTGACCACCCGCCAGCACGAACGGACCCCATGACCACCACCGCCCCGGCGCCCCTCCTGCTCACGCAGCGGCGCATCTGGATTATCTTCTCGGCCCTCATCGCCGGCATGCTCCTGTCGAGCCTCGACCAGACCATCGTCTCCACCGCGATGCCGACCATCGTCGGCGAGCTCGGCGGCGTCGACCACCAGGTCTGGATCACCACGGCCTACCTGCTCGCCACCACGATCGTCATGCCCATCTACGGCAAGTTCGGCGACGTGCTCGGCCGACGGAACCTCTTCCTCGCGGCCATCGCGATCTTCACGCTCGCCTCGGTGGGCTGCGCGTTCGCGACGGACTTCTGGACGTTCGTGGTGTTCCGCGCCGCGCAGGGCCTCGGCGGCGGCGGGCTCATGATCCTGTCGCAGTCGATCATCGCCGACATCGTGCCGGCCGACCAGCGCGGCAAGTACCTCGGCCCGCTCGGCGGCATCTTCGGCCTCTCGGCCGTCGGCGGCCCGCTCCTCGGCGGCTTCTTCGTCGACCACCTCACCTGGCAGTGGGCGTTCTACATCAACATCCCCATCGGGATCGCGGCCTTCGTCGTGGCGTTCATCACGCTGACGCTGCCGAGCAAGAAGGCGACGAAGCGGATCGACGTGGCCGGCGTGGTGCTCCTCTCGCTCGCGACGACGTGCCTCATCTTCTTCACCGACTTCGGCGGCGACACGGCATACGGCTGGGGATCGCTCGCCACCTGGGCCTGGGGCCTCGGCCTCGTGGTCGCGGCGTCGCTGTTCGTGTTCACGGAGTCGCGGGCGGACGACCCGGTGATCCCGCTGAGCCTGTTCCGGAACCCCGTCTTCGTGAACGCCACGGCCATCGGCCTCGCGCTCGGCATCGGGATGTTCGCGGCCATCGGCTTCGTGCCGACGTTCCTGCAGATGTCCACCGGCACGTCCGCCGCGGTCTCGGGGCTGCTGCTCCTGCCGATGATGGTCGGCCTCATCGGCATGTCGATCACGTCGGGCATCCTCATCAGCCGCACCGGGAAGTACCGGATCTTCCCCATCGTCGGGACGCTCCTCACCATGCTCGCGCTCGTGCTGATGACCTCGCTCACCGCCGAGACGCCCGTCTGGCTGATCTGCGTGTTCCTGTTCGTCTTCGGGCTGGGGCTCGGCCTGATCATGCAGGTGGTGGTGCTCGTGGTGCAGAACGCGGTGCCCGCGGCGCAGATCGGCACGGCGACCAGCACGAACAACTACTTCCGCGAGGTGGGCGCCGCGCTCGGCACGGCTGTGTTCGGCACGCTGTTCACGACGCGCCTCACCGAGAACCTCACCGGTGTGTTCGCCGGCGCCGGAGCGTCGCCCGACGCCGCCGCGAGCTCGGCCAGCAGCATCGACCCGCAGGCACTCAACGGGCTGCCCGACGCCGTGCGGGACGGGATCGTGAACGCGTACGCCGACGCGCTGGCGCCGGTCTTCTGGTACCTCGTGCCGTTCATCGCGATCGCGTTCGTGCTCTCGCTCGTGCTCAAGCAGATCCCGCTGTCGGACGTCGCTGGGCTCGTCGCCCGCGGCGAGGCGGTGGGCGGCGAGGAGGCCGAACGGCTCGAGGCGGAGCAGCGCGCGGGCGTCCGCGCCGGCACGAGCCCGGCGCAGGCGACCCGCCCGGACGCGGCCGATGATGCCTCGCGGGTCGCGGTGCCGTCGAGCGATGCGCGCGACGGCCGCCCCGAGCGCTGATCCCCGTCGACGGGATCACCCGTTGACACGGCCGCCCGCGGCTGGTCGACTCACGGCAGGGCCGTCGTCCCCTGAGGGGCGGCGGCCTGTCCCGTCCGCCCCGCACCACCGGAGGTCGCCGTGAGCGAGCCCATCGTCATCACCCGCACCTTCGCCGCCCCGCGGGAGCGCGTGTTCGACGCGTGGACCACGCCGGCCGACTTCTCCGCGTGGTTCGGCACCGCCGCGGTCGACGTGCCGCTCGACACCCTGCGCATGGACGTGCGCGTCGGCGGCGCGTGGAGCGCGGTGATGCGGCTGCCCGACGGCGGATCCATCGACTGGGCGGGCGAGTACGTCGAGCTCGACCGGCCGTCGCGCATCGCGATGACGATGACGGACCGGCCGGACGCGCCCGCGGGCGAGCCGCTCACGGTCGACCTCGAGGAGGTCGCGGGCGGCGCCTCGCGCATGACCATGACGCAGCGCGCGGGCGAGTTCACGCCCGAGCAGCGCGCGATGACGATCCAGGGCTGGAGCGCGTTCCTCGACGTGATGGAGGGGCTGGTCGCGCCGACCGGGTGACCGCTGCTGGTCGTGTCCGCATCCCATCCGCTGACTCGACCTCGTGATCAGCGGGGTCGCCATGGAACGCGAATGCGCCATGACGCCGATGTCACATGGACATTCCATTTAGCGCGTGTAACATGGGCGTTACATCACGAGGTGAGGGGAGCGAGCATGCGCGCATCGTGGTCGGCGGATCTCGGTCGCATCGCGCGCCAGCGGCGGTTGGACCTGGGGTGGTCGCAGGAGGAACTGGCCGCGAAGGCGGAGGTGACGCGTCAGTGGTTGACGCGCTTCGAGACGGGCAAAGGCGATCCCACGCTCTCGAAGGTGCTGCGCGTCCTACGGGCACTCAAGCTGCATGTGGATGTGGCCGCCGAGGAGCGTGTCGCGGTCACGCGGCCCCGCATGACGATCCCGGTCTACAAGCCCGCAAGCGTGGACACGTCTCATCTCGCTGCCGCCCTGGAGCAGTTCGCCCTCGTCGCTTCGCGGGTGAAGAAGCCCGATGAGAAGGCACTGGCGGCTGCTCTGGTCGCGATGCAAGACACCATGGCGGGGGCGATGGAACGGTTGTCGCGCTCCCAGCAGCAGATGCGGGGACAGGGGCAGCTCCCCTCCCGCTCCCGGTCTGCTCGCGGGGAAGATCATGAGGAGGCGAAGTGATCCGGGTCCTCGATGTGCGCCTATACGGCGTGCTCGTCGCCACCCTCGAACAGATCCGGCCGCGTGAATACGTCCTGGAATACACCAGAGAGTGGAGCGAAGAGGAAGATCTGCCTGTCTCACTGTCCCTTCCCGTCACGCAGCGGCGGCATGAAGGGGCAGTGGTGTTCCACTTCATCGACAACCTGTTGCCGGACAGCGGCCCTGTGCGCGATGCATGGGCGAGGGAGGCGGGACTCGCGGACACGGAGCCGTTCCAGCTGCTCGCCGTACACGGTGCAGACGTCGCTGGTGCCCTGGAGTTCTACCCGGCAGGGGAGGAATCCCGCTCGGACGGTCATCTGGAACCGCTCAGCCACGAATCCATAGCCGAGCGCATCCGGGCCATTCGAGACGATCTGCCCGACCCGGCGCTCGTGGAAGGCGAGGCAGGCCGTTTCTCCCTGGGAGGCGCCCAGGGCAAGTTCGCCCTGGCTCTCCGCGGAGGCGAGTGGTTCGCACCGACCGGCGTGCACCCGTCCAGCCACATCTTCAAGCCCAAGGTCGGTGCCCTCGCTGACGGGGAGATCATCGAGCACGTGACGATGACGGCGCTACCGTTGCTCGGCATTCCCGCCGCCCGGACCGAGATGCTGGACTTCGACACTGAGCGGTCCCTCGTGGTCACCCGCTTCGATCGACAACCCGCGGCGGACGGCGGCCTGACGCGCTTCCATCAAGAGGACCTCGTGCAAGCGACCGGCACCCCGCGGTTGAAGAAGTACCAGAAGGACGGCGGCCCGGGATATCGCGACATCCTCGGCCAGCTCAGCCGCATCCCGGACAGCGAGATCTCCGCGCTCGCGAGATCCCGATTCGTCGAGGCGCTCTTCGCTTCGTGGTTCCTGCTGAACACCGACGCCCACGGCAAGAACTTCTCGCTGAGGCACGCTGCTCCCGCGTTCGATCTGACCGAGATGTACGACTTCTCGTCCCTGTTGCCCTACATCCGGCCACGGGGAGATGCGCCGCGAGACCTGCTCCATGCCTTCGGTGCGACGCGGATGTCCATGGCCATCGCAGGGCGGTATGAGGCGGAATCGATGGGTGCCTTCGAATGGGCCGCGGTTGCGCGAGAAGCGGGCATGCCGGGCGATGCGTTCATCCAGTGGGCCAAGGACTTCGTGTCCATCGCGCCCGCCGTCTTCCGTCTCGTCGCGGGGGGCCTGCGCGAGGCGCATCGGACGTCGACCGTCGAGACGATGCTCGATCGGTTGGAGACGCGCTCCGAGCAAGTGCTGCGCATCTTGGATCGGGAGATCCGCATCTGATCCCACCTTCCACGCGAGAGGGCGATCCAGGGCTGGGCGCGTCGCTCGACGCGGTGGAGGGGCTGGTGGCCCCGACGCTCTAGCGCGTGCGGCTGGCGGCCCGGTCCTGTCGCGGCCGCCGCACCACGCCGACCGCGGTGATCCCCGCCGCGCCGAGCGCGAACGCGAGGACCGCGAGGAACGGCAGCTCGTCGGCCGACATGCCCGTGGCCGCCAGCGTGTCGCCGCGCGCGGCGGAGGCGTCGGCGGCGGCGAGCTCGGCGGGCGAGCCGGGGAGCCGACCGGGGTCGGAGGCACCGGGCGAGGTCGTCCCGGGATCCACCACGGCGGCGCCCGTGAGGCAGCGGCGCACCTCTCCGACGTCGTAGAACAGCGAGCCGGCCGCGATGGGCGTGCAGCCCGCGCGGAACGGGATCGCCTTCTCGTCGTAGAGCATGCGCACGATGGCGCGGCCGCTCGCGTCGCGGAAGACGTCCCACTGCACGTTCGCGGCCATGGGCGTGACGGTCTCGCCGCGCCAGGCGTTCGTCGCGTACGTGTACGGGGCCTCCGGCGTCACCGGCTGCGTCGAGCCCGGCAGGCCGAGGAGCGCGGCGAACGGGATGATCGTCTCGGCGTGCGCGAAGCGGAAGGTCGCGGCGGTGGAGGATCCGGCGAGCCGCGCGTCCATCGAGTCGAGGAAGTCGTCGAGGAGCGGCGTCGCCATCCGGTAGGTGATGTCGCTGCCCTGGAACGCCGGGCCCTTCGAGTAGAAGTCCTCGGAGTCGAGCAGGTAGGCGAACCACTCGGTGTCCGCATCGTCGCCGGAGAAGTAGCGGTCGAAGTCGACGCTGACCTCCTCCGTCATGTCGGGCGCGATGATGTAGAGGTTGTAGAGCATCATCGCGGCGTCGAGCTCGTCGTCGACGTGGGTGCCGCCGTCGCCGCCGTCGACGAAGTGGTACTGCCCGGCCGCGAGGCGGTCGACGAAGGCGGGCGTGTAGATCCGCTCGAGCAGGCGGCGCGCGGCCTCGTGGCTGCGGGGCTGGGCGTAGATGGCATCGACCGCGGCGGTCACCGCGGGCCCGTCCTCGTAGGCCTGGTAGTCGGCGTTGGCGGCCGACTTGTGGAAGTAGAGCGTGGCGGGGTCCTTGGCGATGTCCTTCGGCAGGTGCGAGGCGAGGAGCGGATCCGCCCGCTTCAGCCCCTCCGCGAACGCCGTGCCCGACGCGGTGGCGCGCGCCTCGCCCGAGCTCTCCAGCGCGACGGTGTCGGATCCCGCATCGATGGCGGCGAACAGCGACGGCAGCCGCTCGACGACGCGTGCGCCGATGCCGCGGTGCTGGTCGGCGCCCTGGCCCGTGAGGTTGCCGTAGCCGAGCTTCTTGTTCGCGGCCGTGAGCTTCGCGACCTCCGGGCCGAGGGTCTGGCCGAGCGTCGTGAGCGCGCCCTCGGAGCGGGCCTGCTCCCACACCTGCGTGGTGAGCGAGTCGTACTTGAAGCTCGAGAGTGCACGGGATCCGTGGCGCGCGACCGACTCCGTGTAGACGGGCGCGAACCCGGCGGGCGCGGGTGCGAGGTCGGCCGCGGTGCCCTGCGGGGCGTACGGGGTCTTGCTGCTGTAGTACGGGCGGTCGGCGGTGCCCGTGCCGGCCGCGGCGCCGGTGCCCGTGCCCGTGTCGGTCGCGGCGAGCGCCGGGAGGGCGGATCCGCCGCCGGCGATCCCGAGGGCCAGCGCGAGCGCGACGGAGGCGGACAGGCGGCGGCGGGTGCGGAGGCGCATGGGTTCCTGCTGGAGCGGGCGCGGCGCGGGGTGCGCGCGGCGGCGGGTGCGGGTCGGTCGCGGGTGCGACGGGGCCGACGCTAGGCGGATCGCATGACGCGGCGGTGTCCCGACGCTGAACGGGAGGGGCGACGGCCGCGGCGCCGGGTGCGCGTCGGGGCCGGCCGGGTCGCCCGTAGGGTGAGAGGACGCGCACGAGGGGAGTCGGATGATCGGGGTGCTGACCGGCTTCGCCATCATCGGCTTCATCATCGCCGTGGGCTACGGCGTCGGCCGGTCCGGGATCGCGGGGCCGGGCGCCCAGCACTCCCTCAACCGGGTCGCGTTCTTCGTCGCGACGCCCGCGCTGCTGTTCACCGTGCTCGCGAAGGCCGACCTGCACGTGGTGTTCTCGGCGTTCCTGCTCACGTCGGCGAGCGCGGTGGCCGTGGCGGCGATCCTCTACCTGGTGGTGGCGCGGATCCTCTTCCGTCGGCCGGTCGCGGAGACCACCATCGGCGCGGCGTCGGCGAGCTACGTCAACGCCAACAACATCGGCCTGCCGGTCGCGATCTACGTGCTCGGCGACGCCCAGCTCGTGGCGCCCGTGCTGCTGCTCCAGCTGCTGGTGCTCGCGCCGACGACGCTCACGG
Proteins encoded in this window:
- a CDS encoding MDR family MFS transporter; translation: MTTTAPAPLLLTQRRIWIIFSALIAGMLLSSLDQTIVSTAMPTIVGELGGVDHQVWITTAYLLATTIVMPIYGKFGDVLGRRNLFLAAIAIFTLASVGCAFATDFWTFVVFRAAQGLGGGGLMILSQSIIADIVPADQRGKYLGPLGGIFGLSAVGGPLLGGFFVDHLTWQWAFYINIPIGIAAFVVAFITLTLPSKKATKRIDVAGVVLLSLATTCLIFFTDFGGDTAYGWGSLATWAWGLGLVVAASLFVFTESRADDPVIPLSLFRNPVFVNATAIGLALGIGMFAAIGFVPTFLQMSTGTSAAVSGLLLLPMMVGLIGMSITSGILISRTGKYRIFPIVGTLLTMLALVLMTSLTAETPVWLICVFLFVFGLGLGLIMQVVVLVVQNAVPAAQIGTATSTNNYFREVGAALGTAVFGTLFTTRLTENLTGVFAGAGASPDAAASSASSIDPQALNGLPDAVRDGIVNAYADALAPVFWYLVPFIAIAFVLSLVLKQIPLSDVAGLVARGEAVGGEEAERLEAEQRAGVRAGTSPAQATRPDAADDASRVAVPSSDARDGRPER
- a CDS encoding histidine-type phosphatase; this encodes MRLRTRRRLSASVALALALGIAGGGSALPALAATDTGTGTGAAAGTGTADRPYYSSKTPYAPQGTAADLAPAPAGFAPVYTESVARHGSRALSSFKYDSLTTQVWEQARSEGALTTLGQTLGPEVAKLTAANKKLGYGNLTGQGADQHRGIGARVVERLPSLFAAIDAGSDTVALESSGEARATASGTAFAEGLKRADPLLASHLPKDIAKDPATLYFHKSAANADYQAYEDGPAVTAAVDAIYAQPRSHEAARRLLERIYTPAFVDRLAAGQYHFVDGGDGGTHVDDELDAAMMLYNLYIIAPDMTEEVSVDFDRYFSGDDADTEWFAYLLDSEDFYSKGPAFQGSDITYRMATPLLDDFLDSMDARLAGSSTAATFRFAHAETIIPFAALLGLPGSTQPVTPEAPYTYATNAWRGETVTPMAANVQWDVFRDASGRAIVRMLYDEKAIPFRAGCTPIAAGSLFYDVGEVRRCLTGAAVVDPGTTSPGASDPGRLPGSPAELAAADASAARGDTLAATGMSADELPFLAVLAFALGAAGITAVGVVRRPRQDRAASRTR
- a CDS encoding HipA domain-containing protein is translated as MIRVLDVRLYGVLVATLEQIRPREYVLEYTREWSEEEDLPVSLSLPVTQRRHEGAVVFHFIDNLLPDSGPVRDAWAREAGLADTEPFQLLAVHGADVAGALEFYPAGEESRSDGHLEPLSHESIAERIRAIRDDLPDPALVEGEAGRFSLGGAQGKFALALRGGEWFAPTGVHPSSHIFKPKVGALADGEIIEHVTMTALPLLGIPAARTEMLDFDTERSLVVTRFDRQPAADGGLTRFHQEDLVQATGTPRLKKYQKDGGPGYRDILGQLSRIPDSEISALARSRFVEALFASWFLLNTDAHGKNFSLRHAAPAFDLTEMYDFSSLLPYIRPRGDAPRDLLHAFGATRMSMAIAGRYEAESMGAFEWAAVAREAGMPGDAFIQWAKDFVSIAPAVFRLVAGGLREAHRTSTVETMLDRLETRSEQVLRILDREIRI
- a CDS encoding SRPBCC family protein; the encoded protein is MSEPIVITRTFAAPRERVFDAWTTPADFSAWFGTAAVDVPLDTLRMDVRVGGAWSAVMRLPDGGSIDWAGEYVELDRPSRIAMTMTDRPDAPAGEPLTVDLEEVAGGASRMTMTQRAGEFTPEQRAMTIQGWSAFLDVMEGLVAPTG
- a CDS encoding helix-turn-helix transcriptional regulator; protein product: MRASWSADLGRIARQRRLDLGWSQEELAAKAEVTRQWLTRFETGKGDPTLSKVLRVLRALKLHVDVAAEERVAVTRPRMTIPVYKPASVDTSHLAAALEQFALVASRVKKPDEKALAAALVAMQDTMAGAMERLSRSQQQMRGQGQLPSRSRSARGEDHEEAK